A genomic region of Halopelagius longus contains the following coding sequences:
- the carA gene encoding glutamine-hydrolyzing carbamoyl-phosphate synthase small subunit, giving the protein MSDAYLALEDGRVIEARGRVPGYTRGELVFTTAYTGYEESLTDPSYEEQVLTFSYPLIGNYGVRDERFESDRVHPRAAIAREFTDEIVEWLGDQSVPAIDHIDTRELVTAIREEGAMKCGIAVGDDVTPEDAKEELAKCKGMSEHVDIGAQVSTPEAVTYRAGGDAHVALVDCGAKGSIVDSLLERGADVTVLPYDATVEDVEELSPDVLFISNGPGDPANFTQAQELVEEFVGEIPLAGICLGQQVVARALGGTTEKMDFGHRGVNQPVRDLDSGKVVMTTQNHGYTVDEPGDLDVTQVNVNDGTAEGLENDDLNVITRQYHPEAHPGPNDSLDFFDDVLAMTDAKQQTAVASSSD; this is encoded by the coding sequence ATGTCGGACGCCTACCTGGCCCTGGAAGACGGCCGCGTCATAGAAGCGCGCGGTCGCGTTCCGGGATACACACGTGGCGAACTGGTGTTCACGACCGCGTACACGGGATACGAAGAGAGCCTGACCGACCCCTCGTACGAGGAACAGGTCCTCACGTTCTCGTACCCGTTGATCGGAAACTACGGCGTCCGAGACGAACGATTCGAATCGGACCGCGTCCACCCGCGGGCCGCAATCGCTCGCGAGTTCACCGACGAGATAGTCGAGTGGTTGGGCGACCAGTCCGTCCCCGCCATCGACCACATCGACACGCGCGAACTCGTGACGGCCATCCGCGAGGAGGGCGCGATGAAGTGCGGTATCGCCGTCGGCGACGACGTGACGCCCGAAGACGCCAAAGAGGAACTCGCGAAGTGCAAGGGGATGAGCGAACACGTCGACATCGGCGCGCAGGTCAGCACGCCCGAAGCGGTGACTTACCGCGCCGGCGGCGACGCCCACGTCGCCCTCGTCGACTGCGGCGCGAAGGGCTCTATCGTCGATTCGCTCCTCGAACGCGGCGCCGACGTGACCGTCCTCCCGTACGACGCGACGGTCGAAGACGTCGAGGAACTGTCGCCGGACGTCCTGTTCATCTCGAACGGTCCCGGCGACCCCGCGAACTTCACGCAGGCGCAGGAACTCGTCGAGGAGTTCGTCGGCGAGATTCCCCTCGCGGGCATCTGCCTCGGCCAACAGGTCGTCGCCCGCGCACTCGGCGGCACCACCGAGAAGATGGACTTCGGCCACCGCGGCGTCAACCAACCGGTCCGCGACCTCGACTCCGGGAAAGTCGTGATGACGACGCAGAACCACGGCTACACCGTCGACGAACCCGGCGACCTCGACGTGACGCAGGTCAACGTCAACGACGGCACCGCCGAGGGACTCGAAAACGACGACCTGAACGTCATCACCCGTCAGTACCACCCCGAGGCCCACCCCGGCCCGAACGACTCGCTCGACTTCTTCGACGACGTGTTGGCGATGACCGACGCGAAGCAACAGACCGCCGTCGCGTCGTCCTCCGACTGA
- a CDS encoding PHP domain-containing protein, translating into MLAVDLHAHTRFFHARPGRPTWYDALGLDLLTAAAKWRELDAVAVTNHDYAYSADRRFPTVPGVEISTTLGHLVVVGPNPPSRTTPGELEPEAAVELAHERGCAAILAHPYRNGTLLESDAPFDAIELNGKNPEHIRQTRELAERLELPLVGGSDAHFPFEVGRAYTRVDADAPTPEAVADAVREGDVEAVVKLGRGHALLDKVYNEVHRRKATMRRR; encoded by the coding sequence GTGCTGGCCGTAGACCTTCACGCGCACACTCGCTTCTTCCACGCCCGTCCGGGCCGCCCGACGTGGTACGACGCTCTCGGCTTGGACCTGTTGACCGCGGCGGCGAAGTGGCGCGAGTTGGACGCCGTCGCGGTGACGAACCACGACTACGCGTACTCCGCGGACCGGCGGTTCCCGACGGTCCCGGGCGTCGAGATATCGACGACGCTCGGCCACCTCGTCGTCGTCGGCCCGAACCCGCCGAGTCGGACGACGCCCGGCGAACTCGAACCGGAGGCGGCGGTCGAACTCGCCCACGAGAGGGGCTGTGCGGCCATCTTGGCGCACCCGTACCGCAACGGGACGCTCCTCGAATCGGACGCCCCGTTCGACGCCATCGAACTGAACGGGAAGAACCCCGAACACATCAGACAGACGCGGGAACTGGCGGAGCGACTCGAACTGCCCCTCGTCGGGGGGAGCGACGCGCACTTCCCGTTCGAGGTGGGGCGCGCGTACACCCGCGTCGACGCCGACGCGCCGACGCCCGAGGCGGTGGCCGACGCGGTTCGGGAGGGGGACGTCGAAGCGGTCGTGAAACTCGGGCGGGGCCACGCACTGCTCGATAAGGTGTACAACGAGGTCCACCGGCGGAAGGCGACGATGCGTCGCCGCTGA
- a CDS encoding SDR family NAD(P)-dependent oxidoreductase, protein MSDDGPELYDSLDGQVALVTGANRGLGREIAEQLYDLGATVFAATRSITHDVPDEWEHLLVDVTQEGEISDAADDIFAAAGRLDIVVNNAGVGEFDNDIVSESAKDIDRTLATNLRGPMLVCKHTVPLLLQTDGGRVVNVSSGMGALTESQSGGSPAYRVSKTGLNGLTAYLHGEYAEDGLIANSVCPGYVRTDMGGEDADRSVTKGAETPVWLSRFKPESPAGKFWRDKQVIDW, encoded by the coding sequence ATGAGCGACGACGGACCCGAGTTATACGACTCGTTGGACGGACAGGTCGCCCTCGTGACGGGGGCGAACCGCGGCCTCGGACGAGAGATAGCCGAGCAACTGTACGACCTCGGCGCGACGGTGTTCGCGGCGACGCGCAGCATCACCCACGACGTGCCCGACGAGTGGGAACACCTCCTCGTGGACGTGACCCAAGAGGGCGAGATATCCGACGCCGCGGACGACATCTTCGCGGCGGCGGGTCGCCTCGACATCGTCGTCAACAACGCCGGAGTCGGCGAGTTCGACAACGACATCGTCTCCGAGTCGGCGAAGGACATCGACCGGACGCTCGCTACGAACCTCCGCGGGCCGATGCTCGTCTGCAAGCACACCGTCCCCCTCCTGCTTCAGACCGACGGCGGACGCGTCGTCAACGTCTCCTCGGGGATGGGTGCGCTCACCGAGTCCCAGTCCGGCGGGTCGCCCGCCTACCGCGTCTCGAAGACGGGGCTGAACGGCCTCACCGCCTACCTCCACGGCGAGTACGCCGAGGACGGCCTCATCGCCAACTCCGTCTGTCCCGGGTACGTCCGCACGGACATGGGCGGCGAGGACGCCGACCGGTCGGTGACGAAGGGCGCGGAGACGCCCGTCTGGCTCTCCCGGTTCAAGCCCGAGAGTCCGGCCGGCAAGTTCTGGCGCGACAAACAGGTCATCGACTGGTAG
- a CDS encoding alpha/beta fold hydrolase — protein MSSTDVPADGVTPEKVGVDAESRMVDVGDVRLHVVLAGPEDGAPVVLMHGFPEFWYAWKEHVEPLAHEGYRVVVPDLRGYHLSDKPESVSSYAPDELAGDVLGLLDALDAPDAHVVGHDWGGFLAWWVGLHHPERVRTLSALNIPHPTAFRRAIYHDWEQRLRSWYVLFFQLPRLPEAVASATDYRLLSDLMRRTSEPGTFNAADFDCYRAAWRRPGAYRSMVNWYRAVVRANPRPATDRCDCPTLVLWGAKDDFLSRSLALDSVQYCDTEHLVVLDDATHWLHHEEPVRVRNELTKHFEKARA, from the coding sequence ATGTCATCGACGGACGTTCCCGCGGACGGCGTCACGCCCGAGAAAGTCGGCGTCGACGCCGAATCGAGGATGGTGGACGTCGGCGACGTGCGCCTCCACGTCGTCCTCGCCGGGCCGGAGGACGGCGCTCCGGTCGTCCTCATGCACGGCTTCCCCGAGTTCTGGTACGCGTGGAAGGAACACGTCGAACCGCTCGCACACGAGGGGTACCGCGTCGTCGTCCCCGACTTGCGCGGCTACCACCTCAGCGACAAGCCCGAGTCGGTGTCTTCGTACGCCCCCGACGAACTCGCGGGCGACGTGCTCGGACTCCTCGACGCACTCGACGCGCCCGACGCGCACGTCGTCGGCCACGACTGGGGCGGCTTTCTCGCGTGGTGGGTCGGACTCCACCACCCCGAACGCGTCCGGACGCTGTCGGCGCTGAACATCCCCCATCCCACCGCCTTCCGGCGGGCCATCTACCACGACTGGGAGCAGCGACTCCGGAGTTGGTACGTCCTCTTCTTCCAACTCCCGAGGCTCCCCGAGGCCGTCGCGTCTGCGACGGACTACCGCCTCCTCTCGGACCTGATGCGGCGGACGAGCGAACCCGGGACGTTCAACGCGGCGGACTTCGACTGCTACCGCGCCGCGTGGCGCCGCCCGGGCGCGTACCGGTCGATGGTGAACTGGTACCGCGCCGTCGTCCGGGCGAACCCCCGTCCGGCGACGGACCGGTGCGACTGCCCGACGCTCGTCCTCTGGGGAGCGAAAGACGACTTCCTCTCCCGGTCGCTCGCGCTGGACAGCGTGCAGTACTGCGACACCGAACACCTCGTCGTCTTAGACGACGCGACGCACTGGCTTCACCACGAGGAACCCGTCCGCGTCCGCAACGAACTGACGAAACACTTCGAGAAAGCGCGCGCGTGA
- a CDS encoding Lrp/AsnC family transcriptional regulator: MDDLDRRILDILRRDARTPYTEIAEQVGTSEGTVRNRVERLIEDGVIERFTVATHTGNIKAMIEVSVAVDVDTTAVSERMAEWDEVDFVWQVSGEEDIVLVVDAADTRAVNELITQARELAEVKSTKTRLILDERLGQTP, translated from the coding sequence ATGGACGACCTCGACCGTCGAATCCTCGACATCCTCCGACGGGACGCCCGAACGCCGTACACGGAAATCGCAGAGCAGGTCGGAACCTCCGAGGGGACCGTTCGCAACCGCGTCGAACGCCTCATCGAGGACGGCGTCATCGAACGGTTCACCGTCGCCACCCACACGGGCAACATCAAGGCGATGATAGAGGTGTCCGTCGCGGTGGACGTCGACACCACCGCCGTCTCCGAACGGATGGCGGAGTGGGACGAGGTGGACTTCGTCTGGCAGGTGTCGGGCGAGGAGGACATCGTCCTCGTCGTGGACGCGGCGGACACCCGCGCGGTGAACGAACTCATCACGCAGGCGCGGGAACTCGCGGAGGTAAAGAGCACGAAGACGCGACTCATCCTCGACGAACGCCTCGGACAGACCCCGTAA
- a CDS encoding diacylglycerol/lipid kinase family protein, which produces MSRRVLVRNPESGDGRQSERARDIAESRGYDVRNSTSGDDARTLAREAAAEGAATIVACGGDGTLNAVVRGVDEAGKLDDVRLGVVPAGTGNDFADNVGIRGVDHAFEVVESGEERRIDIGSVRWTDGSSDADAGAPDLFLNSCVCGLTAEASARTTPVAKRRFGVLAYVLSTLQRTRSFEGLELDVRAGADREPAWSGQALMLLVGNGRRFPGEGMQQANMEDGLLNVVVVEHAPALNYLRSGAADALLRRDASHLTCLKVPHLVVDAATPRQFSLDGEMVEERHLVADCRPGAMRFAVGETYDPSPPDPGAE; this is translated from the coding sequence GTGAGCAGACGCGTGCTCGTCCGGAACCCGGAGAGCGGAGACGGACGGCAGAGCGAACGCGCCCGCGACATCGCCGAGTCCCGCGGTTACGACGTTCGAAACAGCACCAGCGGCGACGACGCGCGGACTCTCGCGCGCGAGGCCGCCGCCGAGGGCGCGGCGACGATCGTCGCCTGCGGCGGCGACGGAACGCTGAACGCGGTCGTCCGCGGCGTGGACGAGGCCGGCAAACTCGACGACGTGCGCCTCGGCGTCGTCCCCGCGGGGACGGGCAACGACTTCGCGGACAACGTCGGCATCCGCGGCGTCGACCACGCCTTCGAGGTGGTGGAATCCGGCGAGGAACGCCGAATCGACATCGGGAGCGTCCGGTGGACCGACGGGTCGTCCGACGCCGACGCGGGCGCGCCCGACCTCTTTTTGAACTCCTGCGTCTGCGGACTCACCGCGGAGGCGAGTGCCCGCACCACGCCCGTGGCGAAGCGTCGCTTCGGCGTTCTCGCGTACGTCCTCTCGACGCTCCAACGCACCCGGTCGTTCGAGGGGTTGGAGTTGGACGTGCGCGCGGGGGCCGACCGGGAACCCGCGTGGTCCGGGCAGGCGTTGATGCTTCTGGTCGGTAACGGGCGACGGTTCCCCGGCGAGGGGATGCAACAGGCGAACATGGAGGACGGCCTCCTGAACGTCGTCGTCGTCGAACACGCGCCGGCGCTGAACTACCTCAGATCCGGCGCGGCGGACGCCCTCCTGCGCCGCGACGCCTCCCACCTGACGTGCCTGAAGGTGCCGCACCTCGTCGTGGACGCGGCGACGCCCCGGCAGTTCAGCCTCGACGGCGAGATGGTCGAGGAACGCCACCTCGTCGCGGACTGCAGGCCGGGCGCGATGCGGTTCGCCGTCGGCGAGACGTACGACCCGTCGCCGCCGGACCCCGGCGCGGAGTGA
- a CDS encoding YeiH family protein → MSAVSRAVRGAEAAVPGLLLLVALAGLARLVAGAVSGLNALLLAVGFGAVVANTVGVPRIADAGVRYRGLLLETGIVLLGARIAFSDLVATGPVVLALAVAAVVGGVALVEFLGRRVFDLKRKTASLLAAGASVCGVSAATAIAGTIDADGESLAHVVAAILLFDAVTLLLFPVMGDLLALSPRQFGVWAGLSMYSTGPVTAAGFAHSPAAGQWATVTKLARNALLGVVALWYAFRYADRSAESGAASLLDGVPNFLAGFAFVALAANAGLLSPETLATIDATSDALFALAFAGLGLDVRLEAMREAGLAPVAVLSVALAVVSAVALLAVTTLL, encoded by the coding sequence GTGAGCGCGGTTTCGCGGGCCGTCCGAGGGGCCGAAGCCGCCGTCCCGGGCCTCCTCCTCCTCGTCGCCTTGGCCGGCCTCGCCCGCCTCGTCGCCGGGGCGGTGTCCGGTCTGAACGCGCTCCTCCTCGCCGTCGGATTCGGTGCCGTCGTCGCCAACACCGTCGGCGTCCCCCGGATTGCGGACGCCGGCGTCCGCTACCGCGGACTGCTCCTCGAAACCGGCATCGTCCTCCTCGGGGCGCGAATCGCCTTCTCGGACCTCGTCGCCACCGGCCCCGTCGTCCTCGCTCTCGCCGTCGCCGCCGTCGTCGGCGGGGTGGCTCTCGTCGAGTTCCTCGGGCGGCGCGTGTTCGACCTCAAGCGCAAGACGGCCTCGCTCCTCGCGGCGGGCGCGAGCGTCTGCGGCGTCTCCGCCGCGACGGCCATCGCGGGCACCATCGACGCCGACGGGGAGTCACTCGCGCACGTCGTCGCCGCCATCCTCCTCTTCGACGCGGTGACGCTCCTTCTGTTCCCCGTCATGGGCGACCTGTTGGCCCTCTCGCCGCGGCAGTTCGGCGTCTGGGCCGGATTGAGCATGTACAGCACCGGTCCGGTCACCGCCGCGGGGTTCGCCCACTCGCCGGCCGCCGGACAGTGGGCGACGGTGACGAAACTCGCCCGGAACGCCCTCTTGGGCGTCGTCGCCCTCTGGTACGCGTTCCGGTACGCCGACCGCTCGGCGGAGTCCGGCGCGGCGTCGCTTCTCGACGGCGTGCCGAACTTCCTCGCGGGGTTCGCCTTCGTCGCCCTCGCTGCGAACGCCGGCCTCCTCTCCCCGGAGACGCTCGCGACGATAGATGCGACGAGCGACGCCCTGTTCGCACTCGCGTTCGCCGGTCTGGGACTCGACGTGCGACTCGAAGCGATGCGCGAGGCGGGCCTCGCGCCCGTCGCCGTGCTCTCCGTCGCCCTCGCCGTCGTCTCCGCCGTCGCCTTGCTCGCCGTGACGACGCTTCTCTGA
- a CDS encoding AIR synthase family protein translates to MTDLGKVDRAFFDEYIYPNLGADRDDVAIGPTHGVDFGLLELGEYAVSIATDPVSLLPGLGFDRAGRFALDFVLADVAVSGLAPSHLAISFTLPPEMSDEEFAAVWRSMHEEAEELGVSVVTGHTARYAGCSFPWVGGATALGVGDPSDVVRPDGARVGDDVLVTKGPAVEATGLLTNLYPDQFDLPAETLEAAQSRLDEAECVRDAMTASAAGEVHAMHDATECGVFGALNEVADGACVRFDVSLEEVPVRPGVRETCEYLGIDPWAATTGGTLVLTVAPEDTDAIVSALEAEGTPVGVAGRVSEGSGVYADGERIDHPDVDPSWEAYDELARRADGE, encoded by the coding sequence ATGACCGATTTGGGCAAGGTGGACAGAGCGTTCTTCGACGAGTACATCTACCCGAACCTCGGCGCCGACCGCGACGACGTGGCTATCGGACCGACGCACGGCGTGGATTTCGGACTGCTCGAACTCGGCGAGTACGCCGTCTCCATCGCCACCGACCCCGTCTCTCTCCTCCCGGGCCTCGGCTTCGACCGGGCCGGTCGCTTCGCCCTCGATTTCGTCCTCGCGGACGTTGCCGTCTCCGGCCTCGCGCCCTCCCACCTCGCGATCTCCTTTACGCTCCCCCCGGAGATGTCCGACGAGGAGTTCGCCGCCGTCTGGCGGTCGATGCACGAGGAGGCCGAAGAGTTGGGCGTGAGCGTCGTCACGGGTCACACCGCCCGCTACGCGGGGTGTTCGTTCCCGTGGGTCGGCGGCGCGACGGCACTCGGCGTCGGCGACCCCTCGGACGTGGTTCGCCCGGACGGCGCGCGCGTCGGCGACGACGTCCTCGTCACCAAGGGTCCCGCGGTGGAGGCGACGGGTCTGCTCACGAACCTCTACCCCGACCAGTTCGACCTCCCGGCCGAGACGCTCGAAGCCGCCCAATCTCGGCTCGACGAGGCCGAGTGCGTCAGGGACGCGATGACCGCGTCCGCGGCGGGCGAGGTGCACGCGATGCACGACGCCACCGAGTGCGGCGTCTTCGGCGCGTTGAACGAAGTCGCAGACGGCGCGTGCGTCCGCTTCGACGTCTCCTTGGAGGAGGTTCCGGTGCGCCCGGGCGTCCGCGAGACGTGCGAGTACCTCGGCATCGACCCGTGGGCCGCGACGACGGGCGGAACGCTCGTCCTGACCGTCGCTCCGGAGGACACCGACGCCATCGTCTCCGCGTTAGAAGCCGAGGGCACGCCCGTCGGCGTCGCCGGGCGCGTCTCGGAAGGGTCCGGCGTCTACGCGGACGGCGAGCGAATCGACCACCCGGACGTGGACCCCTCGTGGGAGGCGTACGACGAGTTGGCGCGGCGGGCCGACGGCGAGTAG
- a CDS encoding glycosyltransferase gives MASVILPSNRWTDGAADVAADVREDDELLVVCDSENASVVSDAPDEVTVLVAGDPEGCAGKANALAYGMERATHDVVVWTDDDVSRDSGWRDRLVSMARNRGAATEVPVYVGGGIWPLLEPAFVLLGSLGLVEGGFVWGGGVAFDRTEIDEDALRSDLRRTVGDDSVLSTYLDDPWADEDHPREVPVSGAPGDVYDRIARFAKAAYFFDRAGTSVLLAASFVAAALFALFPVFGVVAATTLAAAGYAKLGVRRASVVLAYPSVLCLPVALLAGILAPRFEWGGRRYEWRDAFDVRVVDDE, from the coding sequence ATGGCGAGTGTCATCCTGCCGTCAAATAGGTGGACCGACGGGGCGGCGGACGTGGCCGCCGACGTTCGCGAGGACGACGAACTGCTCGTGGTTTGTGACTCCGAGAACGCCTCCGTCGTCTCCGACGCCCCCGACGAGGTAACGGTTCTCGTCGCCGGCGACCCCGAGGGGTGCGCCGGGAAGGCGAACGCCCTCGCCTACGGGATGGAACGGGCGACCCACGACGTGGTGGTCTGGACCGACGACGACGTGTCCCGCGATTCGGGGTGGCGCGACAGACTCGTGTCGATGGCGCGCAACCGCGGCGCGGCCACCGAGGTGCCCGTCTACGTCGGCGGGGGTATCTGGCCCCTCCTCGAACCCGCGTTCGTCCTGCTCGGCTCCCTCGGCCTCGTCGAAGGCGGTTTCGTCTGGGGCGGCGGCGTCGCCTTCGACCGGACGGAGATAGACGAGGACGCCCTCCGTTCGGACCTCCGGCGCACCGTCGGCGACGATAGCGTCCTGAGCACCTACCTCGACGACCCGTGGGCGGACGAGGACCACCCGCGGGAGGTTCCCGTCTCCGGCGCGCCCGGCGACGTGTACGACCGCATCGCGCGGTTCGCCAAGGCGGCGTACTTCTTCGACCGCGCGGGGACGAGCGTCCTCCTCGCGGCGAGTTTCGTCGCCGCCGCCCTGTTCGCTCTCTTTCCGGTCTTCGGCGTCGTCGCCGCGACGACGCTCGCGGCGGCGGGGTACGCCAAACTCGGCGTCCGGCGCGCGTCCGTCGTCCTCGCGTACCCGTCCGTTCTCTGTCTCCCCGTCGCGCTTCTCGCCGGCATCCTCGCGCCCCGATTCGAGTGGGGCGGGCGGCGCTACGAGTGGCGCGACGCGTTCGACGTTCGCGTGGTGGACGACGAGTAG
- a CDS encoding PAS domain-containing protein, with the protein MASALSLPERGFDDLPTEVAIVDSRGDIVYTNRAWRQFAEDNGYDGPDDFRDVNYLAVCEEFRDESEEAGRVADGIRDVLDGESDGFRLDYPCHSPTERRWFLLRAVPFEGEDGDRYALLMHLDITDRKLAELRLEERNRQLVSIAGVLSEDIRPPLSAAVRASEMLAESGGDEAWRLAQILHQIDAIVQTGTVLAENAPSLEFESVELRDVAESVWHRVEPGDASFLVVDSRAFLADRELLSYLLENLLATAVVRAGDAVRVRVGTAAEGFYVSDDGTDVAHQYETMFDSATSELEGETYSLATVARVAGIHGWDVKVGESDMGGTCVTVSGVTWV; encoded by the coding sequence ATGGCATCCGCGCTCTCCCTTCCCGAACGGGGCTTCGACGACTTGCCGACGGAGGTGGCAATCGTGGATTCGCGCGGCGACATCGTCTACACGAACCGCGCGTGGCGGCAGTTCGCGGAGGACAACGGGTACGACGGACCCGACGACTTCCGCGACGTGAACTACCTCGCGGTCTGTGAGGAGTTCCGCGACGAGTCCGAGGAGGCGGGCCGCGTGGCCGACGGGATACGAGACGTCCTCGACGGGGAGAGCGACGGCTTCAGACTCGACTATCCGTGTCACTCCCCGACGGAACGGCGGTGGTTTCTCCTGCGCGCGGTCCCGTTCGAGGGAGAGGACGGAGACCGGTACGCGCTTTTGATGCACCTCGACATCACGGACCGGAAACTGGCCGAACTCCGGTTGGAGGAGCGGAACCGGCAGTTGGTGAGCATCGCGGGCGTCCTCTCGGAGGACATCCGGCCGCCGCTTTCGGCCGCCGTCCGCGCGTCCGAGATGCTCGCCGAGTCCGGCGGGGACGAGGCCTGGCGACTCGCGCAGATCCTCCACCAGATCGACGCCATCGTCCAAACGGGTACCGTCCTCGCGGAGAACGCACCCTCCTTGGAGTTCGAATCGGTCGAACTCCGGGACGTCGCCGAGTCGGTGTGGCACCGCGTCGAACCGGGGGACGCCTCGTTTCTCGTCGTCGATTCGCGGGCGTTCCTCGCGGACCGGGAACTGCTCTCGTACCTCCTGGAGAACCTCCTCGCGACGGCCGTCGTCCGCGCGGGCGACGCGGTCCGCGTTCGCGTCGGGACGGCGGCGGAGGGGTTCTACGTCTCGGACGACGGGACGGACGTGGCCCACCAGTACGAGACGATGTTCGACTCGGCCACCTCGGAGTTAGAGGGTGAGACGTACAGTCTCGCCACCGTCGCCCGCGTCGCCGGGATTCACGGGTGGGACGTGAAGGTCGGCGAGTCGGACATGGGCGGGACCTGCGTCACGGTGTCCGGCGTGACGTGGGTGTAG
- a CDS encoding desampylase translates to MTARTLALREGVRGTILAHAREGANSDPPREVCGVLAGRRTDDPSDDATVESVRRVPNVAANPRVEYELDPEETLRTIEAVESEGRDVVGFYHSHPESDPVPSETDKRRATWTGYVYLICAPDGRMRAHRWTGAAFERLRIEA, encoded by the coding sequence GTGACCGCGAGGACCCTCGCCCTCCGAGAGGGCGTCCGAGGCACTATTCTCGCGCACGCGCGCGAGGGCGCGAACTCCGACCCGCCGAGGGAGGTGTGCGGCGTCCTCGCGGGACGGCGCACCGACGACCCGAGCGACGACGCCACCGTAGAGAGCGTCCGGCGCGTCCCGAACGTCGCGGCGAACCCCCGCGTCGAGTACGAACTCGACCCCGAGGAGACGCTTCGAACGATAGAGGCGGTCGAATCCGAGGGGCGGGACGTCGTCGGCTTCTACCACAGTCACCCCGAATCGGACCCCGTGCCCAGCGAAACCGACAAACGGCGGGCGACGTGGACGGGGTACGTCTACCTCATCTGCGCCCCGGACGGCCGGATGCGCGCCCACCGGTGGACGGGCGCGGCGTTCGAGCGTCTGCGAATCGAGGCGTGA
- a CDS encoding adenylate kinase, with product MGKHILLLGAPGAGKGTQSKRLAEEFGLEHVTTGDALRANKDMDISDMDTEYDTPREYMDAGELVPDEVVNEIVKEALSNADGYVLDGYPRNLDQAEYLTEITDLDAAVYLDVSEEELVRRLTGRRLDPETGDIYHTEFNMPDDEAVRERLVQRDDDTEETVRERLSVYEENTEPVVEHYRDEGVLVEVDGEQTPDDVFEDVADVVESA from the coding sequence ATGGGCAAGCACATTCTCCTGTTAGGAGCCCCCGGTGCCGGCAAAGGGACGCAGAGCAAGCGGCTCGCCGAAGAGTTCGGCCTCGAACACGTGACGACGGGCGACGCACTCCGGGCGAACAAGGACATGGACATAAGCGACATGGACACCGAGTACGACACGCCTCGGGAGTACATGGACGCGGGCGAACTCGTCCCCGACGAGGTGGTCAACGAGATAGTGAAGGAGGCGCTCTCGAACGCCGACGGCTACGTCCTCGACGGCTACCCGCGGAACCTCGACCAAGCCGAGTACCTCACGGAGATTACCGACCTCGACGCGGCCGTCTACCTCGACGTGAGCGAGGAGGAACTCGTCCGGCGACTCACCGGCCGCCGCCTCGACCCCGAGACGGGCGACATCTACCACACCGAGTTCAACATGCCCGACGACGAGGCGGTCCGCGAACGCCTCGTCCAACGCGACGACGACACAGAGGAGACGGTTCGGGAACGCCTCAGCGTCTACGAGGAGAACACCGAACCCGTCGTCGAACACTACCGCGACGAGGGCGTCCTCGTCGAAGTGGACGGCGAACAGACGCCCGACGACGTGTTCGAGGACGTGGCCGACGTCGTCGAGTCGGCGTAG
- a CDS encoding NUDIX hydrolase encodes MSADEGGNAADSPEELHANAEQDVIAVDSDDNEVDLVNRLEAHTGDGIRHRAFTCLVFDEEGRLLLAQRAPDKRLWDTCWDGTVASHPVQGQTQVEATEQRLEEELGITPDQYGDLRVTDRFEYKRYYENAGLEWEVCAVLKVTLEDTSLDPDEDEIAGMLWVDYEHLHDHPEWYRQLRLCPWFEIAMRRDFEEE; translated from the coding sequence ATGAGCGCAGACGAGGGCGGGAACGCCGCCGACTCCCCCGAGGAACTTCACGCGAACGCCGAGCAGGACGTCATCGCCGTCGATTCCGACGACAACGAGGTCGACCTCGTGAACCGACTGGAGGCGCACACCGGCGACGGGATTCGCCACCGCGCGTTCACCTGTCTCGTCTTCGACGAGGAGGGGCGACTACTCTTGGCGCAACGCGCGCCCGACAAGCGCCTGTGGGACACCTGCTGGGACGGCACCGTCGCCTCCCACCCCGTGCAGGGACAGACGCAGGTGGAGGCCACGGAACAGCGTCTCGAAGAGGAACTCGGCATCACGCCCGACCAGTACGGCGACCTGCGCGTGACCGACCGCTTCGAGTACAAGCGTTACTACGAGAACGCCGGACTGGAGTGGGAGGTGTGCGCCGTCCTGAAGGTGACGCTCGAAGACACCTCCTTGGACCCCGACGAAGACGAGATTGCGGGGATGCTCTGGGTGGACTACGAACACCTCCACGATCACCCCGAGTGGTACCGCCAACTCCGCCTCTGCCCGTGGTTCGAAATCGCCATGCGCCGCGACTTCGAAGAGGAGTAA